One region of Pseudomonas sp. ABC1 genomic DNA includes:
- the nadS gene encoding NadS family protein has protein sequence MSKFFDDLLESVQQMDEIHRGERQPSREFTVDALQVKEIRKATGLTQARFAAMIDVQLGTLRNWEQGRREPTGPAKALLRAIHNDPAHVIQALAN, from the coding sequence ATGAGCAAATTTTTCGACGACCTTCTGGAGAGCGTCCAACAGATGGATGAAATCCATCGCGGCGAGAGGCAACCATCAAGGGAGTTCACTGTAGACGCACTGCAGGTGAAGGAGATCCGTAAGGCAACTGGTCTGACTCAGGCCCGGTTCGCTGCAATGATCGACGTTCAGCTCGGCACTCTACGCAATTGGGAACAGGGACGCCGCGAACCAACAGGGCCAGCCAAAGCCTTGTTACGGGCGATCCACAATGATCCAGCACACGTTATTCAGGCACTCGCGAACTGA
- a CDS encoding DnaB-like helicase N-terminal domain-containing protein — translation MSERRELYSLEAEHGVLGAVMLASLRKDDGLVEQILGEVDSGDFFIEDNAALFLAIEDSSSEGMPVDPVTVGITRRLLPSGESTLAYAGEISKNVPSAANWKVYAKHLHGLAVLRQVVAAASTVHELAHENRPVPEIVAQAQ, via the coding sequence ATGAGCGAGAGACGCGAGCTGTACAGCCTGGAGGCCGAGCATGGTGTGTTGGGTGCGGTCATGCTGGCCTCCCTGCGCAAGGACGATGGCCTGGTGGAGCAGATCCTGGGCGAGGTGGACTCGGGCGATTTCTTCATCGAGGACAACGCCGCGCTGTTCCTGGCGATTGAGGACAGCAGCAGCGAAGGGATGCCAGTGGACCCGGTGACGGTAGGAATCACCCGGCGCCTGCTGCCCAGCGGTGAGAGCACGCTGGCCTATGCGGGCGAGATCAGCAAAAACGTACCGTCCGCGGCGAACTGGAAGGTCTACGCCAAGCATCTGCATGGCCTGGCCGTATTGCGCCAGGTGGTGGCGGCTGCCAGCACCGTGCATGAGCTGGCCCATGAGAACCGGCCAGTGCCGGAAATCGTCGCCCAGGCCCAGTAG
- a CDS encoding type II toxin-antitoxin system RelE/ParE family toxin, with amino-acid sequence MIKSFQHKGLRKLFETGSTAGVQPSHAKRLRMQLAALDTAMTVDDMDIPGFRLHPLKGEMRGRWSIMVNGNWRLTFEFRDGNAYVLDYEDYH; translated from the coding sequence ATGATCAAGTCTTTCCAGCACAAAGGGCTACGCAAGCTCTTCGAAACGGGTAGTACGGCTGGGGTGCAACCTTCCCATGCCAAACGGCTGCGGATGCAGTTGGCGGCCTTGGACACGGCTATGACGGTAGACGATATGGATATCCCTGGCTTCCGCTTGCATCCACTCAAGGGAGAAATGCGAGGGCGCTGGTCGATCATGGTGAACGGCAACTGGCGGCTGACGTTCGAGTTTCGCGACGGAAACGCTTATGTTCTGGACTATGAGGATTACCACTGA
- a CDS encoding DUF4760 domain-containing protein — MEILDLLCRFSASTAANNLILLGGVCATVLAIRSAKTATIATLNQNRESTLATLDHNRTVAKQKETALLMFNSRTDDMLRSGYRTIRQLHTSPNDNIVTYATDPEKRNSDDADKIRYVLNHWERTAVCVAHEIYCEEILKNSMYTTVVNVYEQAEPFIREIRKVAVAETLYQDFEKMVKRWKAAPIKKQG, encoded by the coding sequence ATGGAAATCCTAGACCTTCTATGCAGATTTTCGGCTAGCACGGCAGCCAACAACCTGATCCTCTTGGGCGGCGTATGCGCTACCGTCCTGGCAATCAGGAGCGCGAAGACAGCAACCATTGCGACTCTCAATCAAAATAGAGAGTCGACATTGGCCACTCTGGATCATAATCGGACTGTGGCCAAGCAGAAGGAGACCGCTCTCCTTATGTTTAACTCGAGAACCGACGACATGCTACGTAGCGGTTACCGAACCATTCGCCAGCTCCACACCAGCCCGAATGACAACATAGTCACCTATGCGACCGACCCCGAGAAGAGAAATTCGGACGACGCAGACAAAATTCGCTACGTCCTCAACCACTGGGAGCGCACGGCGGTATGCGTTGCACACGAAATCTATTGCGAAGAGATTCTCAAGAACAGCATGTACACGACCGTTGTAAACGTATACGAGCAGGCAGAGCCGTTCATCCGTGAAATTCGCAAGGTCGCGGTAGCCGAAACTCTGTATCAGGACTTTGAGAAGATGGTAAAACGCTGGAAGGCTGCGCCGATCAAGAAGCAAGGATAA
- a CDS encoding DUF4892 domain-containing protein has product MRSPWIAGLALLVSSVAWSSEPAGSKDLEILPRYPQAQIIDFREEAVAERIYPQDAIRRISGQLRMSAQVVRSGELTRITYQLPAAHSGMEAFTQARQALLDSGGQLLFWCEGRECGSSSLWANEVFGRSSLYGPDAQQGYLLVRDEQSLYALYGITRGNGRSYLQVERLATEQSVADILPTAATLLRQLRSAGALQLAHLSGEPQAPWVAVLASMLRLDSTLRVVLSGDSAEAWRDALVNERIRASRLEVDDGEQAGLSVGLLR; this is encoded by the coding sequence ATGCGTAGTCCATGGATTGCAGGACTGGCCCTGCTGGTTTCCTCCGTTGCCTGGAGTTCGGAGCCTGCGGGTAGCAAAGATCTGGAGATACTGCCGCGCTATCCCCAGGCGCAGATCATCGATTTCCGCGAAGAGGCCGTTGCCGAGCGCATCTATCCCCAGGATGCGATTCGCCGTATCAGTGGCCAGTTGCGCATGAGCGCGCAGGTGGTGCGTTCTGGCGAACTGACACGTATCACTTACCAGTTGCCTGCGGCACATTCAGGTATGGAGGCTTTTACGCAGGCCCGTCAGGCCTTGCTCGACTCCGGTGGGCAATTGTTGTTCTGGTGTGAAGGGCGCGAGTGTGGCTCCAGCAGCCTCTGGGCCAATGAGGTCTTCGGGCGCTCGAGCCTGTACGGACCGGATGCCCAGCAGGGCTACTTGCTGGTGCGTGATGAGCAGAGTCTGTACGCACTCTATGGCATCACCCGTGGCAATGGGCGCTCCTATCTGCAAGTGGAAAGGCTGGCCACCGAGCAGTCGGTCGCGGACATCCTGCCGACGGCGGCCACTCTGCTACGCCAATTGCGCAGTGCTGGCGCGTTGCAACTGGCGCATCTGTCAGGTGAACCGCAGGCGCCCTGGGTTGCTGTGCTGGCCAGTATGTTGCGCTTGGACAGCACCCTGCGGGTCGTTCTCTCAGGCGACTCGGCTGAGGCCTGGCGCGATGCGTTGGTGAATGAACGTATCCGAGCTTCGCGGCTTGAGGTCGATGATGGCGAGCAGGCAGGACTTTCGGTCGGATTGCTGCGTTAA
- a CDS encoding AI-2E family transporter → MLNNDRLLVQILLLALLGACLWVMAPFVSALFWAAVLAFASWPLMRILTRWLKGNATLAATLLTLGWMVLVAVPLVWLGFNIADYIRDANALMHNIQVDGMPPPPDWLGQVPLVGDRLLDFWQRVGEQGTALFASVRPYIGQVGNWLLVRSARIGGGMLELALSLVLVFFFYRDGPHLATFVRNVLYRLIGERVDHYLELVAGTVQRVVNGVIGTAAAQALLAYIGFTIAGVPGALVLGLLTFAFSFLMVPPLIWGPVVAWLFWQGDYGMGIFLGIWGMFVISGVDNVLKPYLISRGGNLPLVVVLLGVFGGVLAFGFMGLFLGPTLLAVAYSLLGDWVIKEVPGATVKGAASVPREKTPS, encoded by the coding sequence ATGCTCAACAATGATCGTCTTCTGGTGCAAATCCTGCTGCTGGCATTGCTGGGCGCCTGCCTGTGGGTGATGGCGCCTTTCGTCTCTGCCCTGTTCTGGGCGGCTGTGCTGGCTTTCGCCAGTTGGCCGCTGATGCGCATCCTGACACGTTGGCTGAAGGGCAACGCGACCCTGGCGGCAACCCTCCTGACGCTGGGCTGGATGGTGTTGGTCGCGGTCCCGCTGGTCTGGCTGGGATTCAATATTGCCGACTACATTCGCGACGCCAATGCCCTGATGCACAACATTCAGGTCGACGGCATGCCACCTCCACCGGACTGGTTGGGGCAGGTGCCTCTGGTCGGTGATCGCCTGCTGGATTTCTGGCAGCGTGTGGGTGAGCAGGGGACGGCGCTGTTTGCTTCGGTTCGGCCCTACATCGGCCAGGTTGGCAATTGGCTACTGGTGCGCAGTGCCCGTATCGGTGGAGGTATGCTGGAGCTGGCGCTGAGCCTGGTCCTGGTGTTCTTCTTCTATCGCGATGGCCCACACCTGGCCACTTTCGTACGTAACGTGCTGTATCGCCTGATCGGCGAGCGAGTCGATCATTACCTGGAGCTGGTGGCGGGCACTGTGCAGCGTGTGGTCAACGGGGTGATCGGCACGGCGGCGGCGCAGGCGCTGCTGGCCTATATCGGATTCACCATCGCTGGTGTGCCGGGCGCACTGGTCCTTGGCTTGCTGACGTTCGCTTTCAGCTTCCTGATGGTACCTCCGCTGATCTGGGGCCCTGTGGTGGCCTGGCTGTTCTGGCAGGGCGACTATGGCATGGGGATTTTCCTCGGCATCTGGGGCATGTTCGTCATCAGTGGTGTGGACAACGTACTCAAGCCCTACCTGATCAGTCGCGGTGGAAATCTGCCGTTGGTGGTGGTGTTGCTCGGTGTCTTCGGGGGCGTGCTGGCGTTCGGTTTCATGGGCCTCTTCCTCGGTCCGACACTGCTGGCCGTCGCTTACAGCCTGCTTGGTGATTGGGTGATCAAGGAAGTTCCAGGCGCTACGGTCAAAGGCGCCGCGTCGGTGCCCAGAGAAAAAACGCCGTCATGA
- a CDS encoding type II toxin-antitoxin system RelE/ParE family toxin has product MIFIETPIFTKQLRELLDDDSYAAFQRTLADRPEQGDVIEGTGGIRKVRVASSGRGKRGGSRVIYYHFSSASQIALLLIYPKNEKDDLSTEERKALKHIIERWR; this is encoded by the coding sequence ATGATTTTCATCGAAACTCCAATTTTCACCAAGCAGCTACGCGAGCTCTTGGATGACGATAGCTATGCAGCCTTCCAACGCACCCTGGCTGATCGCCCAGAGCAAGGTGATGTTATCGAAGGCACGGGAGGCATTCGTAAAGTACGGGTGGCCTCCAGTGGGCGCGGAAAGCGAGGTGGCTCCAGAGTTATCTACTACCACTTCTCATCGGCCTCACAGATCGCGCTACTGCTGATCTACCCAAAGAATGAAAAAGACGACTTGAGCACAGAGGAACGCAAAGCGCTCAAGCACATCATCGAACGGTGGAGGTAA
- a CDS encoding phage replication protein yields the protein MARARNIKPSIMANEDLVELDPFERLLFIYLWMLADREGRLEDRPKRIKAEALPYDSVDADLMLDNLARAGFILRYDVDGVKLIQVLNFAKHQTPHVREQASNLPGFAYKTAAPEQSSAKVVPEHIQGSDEPSPRSPDSLIPDSLIPDTREEHVQTGQAGQDVPAPEQISSEGQGKVKPATPKPDPLEGFDQFYRLYPKRQKRADAEKAWRKLNTLQRQAAMAALPKHCQQPDWLKDAGQFVPLPASWLNGKRWEDELSTQNTHHPPSRFTDLDQIDHEAGLEQQPDGTYRIARQRA from the coding sequence ATGGCTCGTGCCCGCAATATCAAGCCTTCCATCATGGCCAACGAGGATCTGGTAGAGCTGGATCCTTTTGAGCGCCTTCTGTTCATCTATCTGTGGATGTTGGCGGACCGGGAAGGGCGTTTGGAGGATCGCCCAAAGCGGATCAAGGCCGAGGCATTGCCCTACGATAGTGTCGACGCCGACCTGATGCTGGACAACCTGGCCAGGGCAGGTTTCATCCTGCGATATGACGTGGACGGGGTCAAACTCATCCAGGTACTGAACTTCGCCAAGCACCAGACTCCGCATGTCCGTGAACAGGCCAGCAACCTTCCTGGCTTTGCCTACAAAACAGCCGCTCCAGAACAAAGCAGCGCCAAGGTGGTGCCTGAGCACATCCAAGGCAGTGATGAGCCATCGCCAAGATCGCCTGATTCTCTGATTCCGGATTCTCTGATTCCTGATACCAGAGAAGAGCATGTCCAGACCGGGCAAGCCGGCCAGGACGTTCCCGCACCGGAACAGATCTCCAGCGAGGGGCAGGGGAAAGTCAAACCTGCCACCCCGAAGCCTGATCCGCTGGAGGGCTTCGATCAGTTCTACCGGCTGTACCCGAAGCGGCAGAAGCGAGCCGACGCCGAGAAGGCCTGGCGCAAGCTGAACACCCTCCAGCGCCAGGCGGCCATGGCGGCGTTGCCAAAGCACTGCCAGCAGCCTGACTGGCTCAAGGATGCAGGCCAGTTCGTGCCGTTGCCTGCGTCGTGGCTGAACGGCAAGCGCTGGGAGGACGAGCTGTCCACGCAGAACACTCACCACCCTCCGTCGCGCTTCACCGACCTGGACCAGATCGACCACGAAGCCGGGCTTGAGCAACAGCCCGATGGCACCTACCGGATAGCGAGGCAGCGAGCATGA
- a CDS encoding DUF4389 domain-containing protein: MNRIRRIAERESLILRGFWLLVFFFVWQLAELLLLAVVLAQLILRLVQGSIRPGLQAFGDSLSQYLAQIGRYATFNSERKPWPLSDWPLPRPADIEVVQVVTPEEPKA; encoded by the coding sequence ATGAATCGTATCCGACGTATTGCCGAGCGCGAGTCCCTCATCCTGAGGGGCTTCTGGCTGCTGGTCTTTTTCTTCGTCTGGCAACTGGCCGAGCTGTTGCTGCTCGCCGTGGTGCTGGCGCAACTGATACTGCGCCTGGTGCAGGGCTCGATCAGGCCGGGTTTGCAGGCGTTCGGCGACAGCCTGAGCCAGTACCTGGCGCAGATCGGTCGGTATGCCACTTTCAATAGCGAGCGCAAACCCTGGCCGCTGTCCGACTGGCCGTTGCCACGCCCTGCCGATATCGAGGTGGTGCAAGTGGTCACGCCCGAGGAGCCGAAGGCATGA
- a CDS encoding DUF3077 domain-containing protein encodes MNARVEPKAIQIKPDVKTVEGTRFYGSGRVEKEQFLFQVSGGVDLTDALNSISDMLDMIEEPILDAAMGEKELQHNDAWRVHFILKAAKAAVDSLWIASEKVDRVAKELASLNNQGSTASPSVKE; translated from the coding sequence ATGAATGCTCGTGTCGAACCGAAAGCGATCCAGATCAAGCCCGACGTCAAAACCGTAGAAGGTACCCGCTTCTACGGCAGTGGCCGGGTCGAAAAGGAGCAGTTTCTGTTCCAGGTAAGTGGCGGGGTCGATTTGACCGATGCGCTGAACAGTATCTCCGACATGCTCGACATGATCGAAGAGCCCATCCTCGACGCGGCGATGGGAGAAAAGGAGTTGCAACACAACGATGCTTGGCGCGTTCATTTCATCCTGAAGGCAGCAAAGGCAGCCGTTGACTCCTTGTGGATCGCCTCTGAGAAAGTTGATCGTGTTGCAAAAGAACTCGCTTCACTGAACAACCAAGGCAGCACTGCCTCCCCGTCAGTCAAGGAGTAA
- a CDS encoding HigA family addiction module antitoxin produces MNMHNPPHPGEFITDIYLEPNGISGRELAEKLRVAPSTLSRVLKGTSRVTPEMALRLSVALGRSPESWLAMQDTYDLWNARQHVDLQQVGRLAFA; encoded by the coding sequence ATGAATATGCATAACCCACCCCATCCTGGTGAATTCATCACCGATATCTACTTGGAGCCGAATGGCATCAGCGGTCGTGAACTGGCCGAAAAGCTGCGCGTAGCACCCTCGACCCTGAGCCGTGTGCTCAAGGGCACTAGCCGTGTAACGCCGGAAATGGCCCTACGCCTTTCGGTAGCGCTTGGTCGCTCGCCTGAAAGTTGGCTAGCCATGCAGGATACTTACGATCTATGGAATGCTCGCCAGCATGTGGATCTGCAGCAGGTGGGAAGATTGGCGTTTGCCTGA
- the sixA gene encoding phosphohistidine phosphatase SixA has product MNLWLLRHGEAERRTSHDPDRHLTDEGRQEVARNARRLLGESLQVILVSPYRRAQQTAEVVRQVLGYEGLCETHDWLIPDADPAEALRQLDLRTEANILLVTHQPFVGELAGWLINGHRSDPLPMSTGSLARLEGEAVAVGLMNLVTLHHP; this is encoded by the coding sequence ATGAACCTCTGGCTGTTGCGCCACGGCGAGGCGGAGCGGCGGACCTCGCATGACCCGGATCGTCATCTGACCGACGAGGGCCGCCAGGAAGTGGCGCGTAATGCCCGGCGCCTCTTGGGGGAGTCCTTGCAGGTGATACTGGTCAGCCCTTACCGGCGCGCGCAGCAGACTGCAGAGGTGGTTCGGCAGGTGCTGGGCTATGAAGGGCTCTGCGAAACCCATGACTGGCTGATTCCCGACGCAGACCCAGCCGAGGCGCTGCGGCAACTGGACCTTCGTACCGAGGCGAATATCCTGCTGGTGACCCACCAGCCTTTCGTCGGCGAGTTGGCAGGCTGGTTGATCAACGGCCATCGCAGCGATCCTCTGCCAATGAGCACTGGCAGCCTGGCCAGGCTTGAGGGAGAGGCGGTGGCTGTCGGGCTGATGAACCTGGTGACCTTGCATCATCCTTGA
- a CDS encoding DnaB-like helicase C-terminal domain-containing protein: MVVDRIDNDLSGRRVPHLSTGLLDLDRLIGGGLRRKSMVVIAGRPGEGKTTLGLQKIAQSIVLSGSGVGLVFSLEMTKEELTTRGIASVGSIDLRRLDDAALLTDDDWPRITAAVGKLNPVELYLCDRPGLTVVRIRSIARQVQRQHGLDVLVVDYIGLIATSGRAGNRAEAIGAVSTSLKNLSKELGIPVLVLAQLNRESTKRTGKSRRPQASDLRDSGQIEQARDWKTSQKTS; the protein is encoded by the coding sequence ATGGTGGTCGACCGTATCGACAACGACCTCAGTGGTCGCAGGGTGCCACACCTGTCCACTGGCCTGCTCGATCTGGACCGGCTGATTGGCGGTGGACTGCGGCGCAAGTCGATGGTGGTGATTGCCGGACGCCCGGGGGAAGGCAAGACCACCCTGGGGCTGCAGAAGATCGCTCAGAGCATCGTGCTGAGTGGTTCCGGTGTGGGGTTGGTATTCAGCCTTGAGATGACCAAGGAGGAGCTGACCACCCGTGGTATCGCCTCGGTTGGCAGTATTGACCTGCGCCGCCTGGACGATGCCGCTCTGCTGACGGACGACGATTGGCCGAGGATCACCGCCGCTGTAGGCAAGCTGAACCCGGTCGAGTTGTACCTGTGTGATCGCCCAGGCCTGACGGTGGTACGGATCCGCAGCATTGCGCGGCAGGTGCAACGCCAGCATGGGCTGGATGTGCTGGTGGTGGATTACATCGGACTGATCGCCACCAGTGGCCGAGCGGGGAACCGGGCCGAGGCAATCGGCGCTGTCTCCACGTCGCTGAAGAACCTGTCGAAGGAGCTGGGCATCCCGGTGCTGGTGTTGGCACAGCTCAACCGCGAATCGACCAAGCGCACGGGTAAGTCCAGGCGCCCGCAGGCCAGTGATCTTCGTGATTCCGGGCAGATTGAGCAGGCTAGAGACTGGAAGACCAGCCAGAAAACGTCTTGA
- a CDS encoding AlpA family phage regulatory protein, whose translation MKKGTTEHPQSHAGSALDDPNTRIVRMPEVEKITGLKRATIYKYLASDSTFPRQVPLSDSKQRGAPVGWVLAEVQDWVRSRSALRGEAA comes from the coding sequence ATGAAGAAAGGTACCACGGAACACCCGCAAAGCCACGCAGGCTCTGCGTTGGATGACCCTAACACCCGCATTGTCAGGATGCCTGAGGTGGAAAAGATCACCGGCCTGAAGCGGGCGACGATCTACAAATACCTGGCGTCCGATTCGACTTTTCCCCGGCAAGTGCCACTGAGCGACAGCAAGCAACGTGGAGCGCCAGTCGGCTGGGTGCTGGCCGAGGTTCAGGACTGGGTTCGCAGCCGTAGCGCCCTGCGCGGGGAGGCAGCATGA
- a CDS encoding helix-turn-helix domain-containing protein: MAQEAIIFPLAVGPEEAGRMTGHTRSAIYAAIARGELKAFKSGKRRLILTCDLEGWINGLAGGGKSE, translated from the coding sequence ATGGCTCAAGAAGCAATCATCTTTCCTCTTGCTGTAGGCCCTGAAGAGGCTGGTCGCATGACTGGGCACACACGCTCTGCGATCTATGCCGCTATTGCGCGAGGAGAGCTCAAGGCATTCAAGAGTGGCAAGCGCCGCCTGATCTTGACCTGCGATCTGGAGGGCTGGATCAACGGCTTAGCGGGGGGAGGGAAGAGTGAATAG
- a CDS encoding DUF6387 family protein: protein MVKINQVDDLPTWYDLEKYGDCESFDGAEWLYQLDRRVDILRMHPDFNEGCNTRDEVERDIVLDVWKESMKEMMESVRQEPMSFQGFNRTDSCFRPSLSVSRVTRRDFKIQACMDEIARRKGEKIPERSDWWRVVRGDKELRPDEDLPANPLFEFDYHMNGHSSIPVLKVDLCATDSVLIASFERWLKEERARRPSHACKREKPSYRDWKRYGLLPYMDLLTWSKENDYQVPHHIMAQAVGYKKGGDSFRKTVPKLASDLIKSLSELEALVALEIDSERFKA from the coding sequence ATGGTCAAGATTAACCAGGTAGATGACCTGCCGACTTGGTATGACCTAGAGAAGTATGGAGATTGTGAGAGTTTTGATGGTGCTGAATGGCTTTACCAGCTAGACAGAAGAGTAGATATCTTGCGTATGCATCCTGATTTCAATGAAGGATGCAATACGAGGGATGAGGTTGAAAGGGATATTGTGCTTGATGTGTGGAAGGAGTCTATGAAGGAAATGATGGAATCGGTACGTCAGGAGCCGATGAGTTTTCAAGGATTTAATCGGACGGACTCTTGTTTTAGGCCTAGTTTAAGCGTTTCTCGTGTAACTAGGCGAGATTTTAAAATACAGGCATGCATGGATGAAATTGCTAGAAGGAAAGGTGAAAAAATTCCAGAGAGAAGCGATTGGTGGCGCGTTGTTCGTGGAGATAAAGAGTTAAGGCCGGACGAGGATTTGCCAGCGAATCCTCTCTTCGAGTTTGATTACCACATGAATGGCCACTCATCTATCCCCGTACTTAAGGTTGATCTTTGTGCAACAGACTCTGTGTTGATTGCTTCTTTTGAGCGTTGGCTCAAAGAGGAAAGGGCACGGAGGCCTAGTCATGCCTGTAAGAGGGAGAAACCATCATACCGGGATTGGAAGCGCTATGGCTTGCTACCTTATATGGATTTGTTGACGTGGTCAAAAGAGAATGACTATCAGGTTCCGCACCACATTATGGCGCAAGCCGTAGGCTATAAAAAAGGAGGGGATAGCTTTCGGAAAACTGTTCCTAAGCTGGCGAGCGACCTGATCAAGAGCCTTTCTGAGTTGGAGGCGCTTGTTGCTTTGGAAATTGACTCGGAAAGATTCAAGGCCTGA
- a CDS encoding ATP-binding protein: MQADRDLNQRLLDTGIPPRFRPATLANYRTDRHAKQAGVLQACWEYAEHFGDGLRAGRSMLLLGAMGTGKTHLGCAVLQRVVRDYGQHGVAGRYVSAPGIIRAVKATFGKSERSEDDVYTELCMPGLLVIDEIGVQRDTDFERQVLFEVINARYERGLPTVAISNLNILELRKCVGDRVVDRLCEGGGQVVLLRWDSERGLA; encoded by the coding sequence GTGCAGGCCGACCGTGACCTGAACCAGCGCCTGCTGGATACCGGGATTCCACCCCGGTTCCGCCCGGCTACCCTGGCGAACTACCGTACCGACCGCCATGCCAAGCAGGCCGGTGTGCTGCAGGCCTGCTGGGAATACGCAGAGCATTTCGGCGATGGCCTGCGTGCCGGTCGTTCGATGCTGCTGCTCGGCGCCATGGGTACCGGCAAGACGCATCTGGGCTGCGCGGTGTTGCAGCGGGTGGTGCGCGATTACGGCCAGCATGGCGTGGCCGGGCGTTACGTGTCGGCTCCCGGGATCATCCGGGCGGTGAAGGCGACCTTCGGCAAGTCCGAACGTAGCGAGGATGATGTGTACACCGAGCTGTGCATGCCGGGCCTGCTGGTGATCGACGAGATCGGCGTGCAGCGCGACACGGACTTCGAGCGGCAGGTGCTGTTCGAGGTGATCAATGCCCGCTACGAGCGCGGCCTGCCGACCGTCGCCATCTCGAACCTGAACATCCTGGAGCTGCGCAAGTGCGTCGGTGACCGTGTGGTGGACCGCCTCTGCGAAGGTGGTGGCCAGGTGGTGCTGCTGCGTTGGGACTCTGAGCGGGGGCTGGCATGA
- a CDS encoding hotdog fold thioesterase, with product MSIWQHEPDLAALNASMKGSIGEVLDIRFESFDEHSLSASMPVDARTHQPYGLLHGGASVVLAETLGSMASYLCIDSTRFQCVGLEVNANHLRGLRSGRVSAVCTPVHLGRSTHVWDIRLAGEDGKPSCISRLTVAVIPL from the coding sequence ATGAGTATCTGGCAGCACGAACCCGACCTCGCCGCGTTGAATGCAAGCATGAAGGGCAGCATTGGCGAGGTGTTGGATATCCGCTTCGAGTCTTTCGACGAACACTCACTCAGCGCAAGCATGCCGGTGGATGCGCGAACCCATCAGCCCTATGGCCTGTTGCACGGCGGTGCCTCGGTGGTGCTGGCGGAAACACTCGGTTCCATGGCCAGCTACCTGTGCATCGACTCCACGCGCTTCCAGTGTGTCGGGTTGGAGGTCAACGCCAACCACTTGCGAGGCCTGCGCAGTGGGCGTGTGAGTGCTGTGTGTACGCCGGTTCACCTTGGGCGTTCGACCCACGTCTGGGACATCCGCCTGGCTGGAGAGGACGGCAAGCCGAGTTGCATCTCTCGCCTGACCGTGGCGGTGATTCCGCTCTAG